A region of Solanum dulcamara chromosome 7, daSolDulc1.2, whole genome shotgun sequence DNA encodes the following proteins:
- the LOC129895544 gene encoding glycine-rich cell wall structural protein 2, which translates to MKAFLFVPTVLLPCTTSIKMHSKFIHFALFIFILFIISTGSLAFSLAGGRKMSSNMEATSPSSGSGAAHGPNWDYNWGWGSTPSGGWGYGSGSGRSPNGFARGWGFGSGSGSGSGSGYGYGSGSGGVHGGGYGAGSGSGGSEGGSGSRSGGSPSVPEHHG; encoded by the coding sequence aTGAAAGCATTTCTCTTTGTGCCAACAGTATTATTGCCTTGTACTACTAGCATAAAAATGCACTCAAAATTTATTCATTTCGCTCTTTTTATCTTTATTCTCTTTATTATCTCCACCGGTTCTTTAGCCTTTAGCCTGGCTGGCGGAAGAAAGATGAGCTCGAATATGGAAGCAACGTCGCCTAGCTCAGGAAGTGGCGCGGCTCATGGGCCTAACTGGGATTATAATTGGGGCTGGGGTTCAACCCCGAGCGGAGGATGGGGTTACGGTTCGGGCTCGGGAAGGTCTCCTAATGGGTTCGCCCGAGGCTGGGGCTTTGGTTCAGGGTCAGGGAGCGGGTCAGGTTCGGGCTACGGTTATGGTTCGGGAAGTGGTGGCGTTCATGGTGGTGGTTATGGAGCTGGAAGTGGTTCGGGTGGTAGTGAAGGAGGTTCTGGTTCGAGAAGTGGTGGTTCACCGTCAGTTCCCGAACACCATGGGTAA